GTGGGTCCTTCCGATGCTCTGAAGTGCCTGAGAACTCTTCAGTTATCGGTGGGTCCCCACCCGGTGATCCCTCCCCCGGTGATCGATCCGGGCTAGCGTCCCGGTTCAGCGGGAAGTGTGACACCTCCTCCATATCGCTCAGCCTGAGTGCAACCACATCAATGGATCTTGCCTGATGCCGTTCGGGGTGGGCACGAACCCGACGCGGATGCTCTATCCACAGGGGGCGCAGGTCCTCATCAAAGAGGGGCTCCTCACGCTGAGTCCATACGCTGTGCCCGATGATGCTTAATGCAGAGTGATGCCATATGTGCAGTGAATGCGGGGTCGCGCCCCGCTGATGCAGCACCTTCCCAGTATCGTTGTGGCGTCCGGTGACAACATGCCAGTTCGTGATCAGAAAGGGCGTTCCCTCAGCTTCGACAATGAAGCCCGTTGCTGAAGAAATGGGCTCCCCTCCGTAGGCAAGGACAACGATCCTCAGGCTCGGAAGCGAGTAGGGGTCGGGACGTAGGTCGCGATGTGCAGCACCGCGGGATGGGTCGGACATGAGCGTTCCTCCGGACGAGCAGGCTTGAAGGTTTGCTGGGTCCAACAGGGTCGGCAAGTGACTTATGCTGGTGCAGGCTGCATCGGGCAGCACCTCGGAGCATAAGACCGGATAGGGGCTCTGTTGGCGGTGGTGGGCTGGTGCAGAGGGGCTGAGAAGGGCTGCGGCAGGGTGCCACTGGGGATGTGCATCAGTCTGGTGAAGAGACCGTTCAGGCCCTCCGGGCACACGCCAGCTCAGGCCACGCCCCACCTCGCTCGCCTCCACCAGCAATGCGGCGAGGCTGTCCCTCACCGCCTCGTATAGCCCCGTCCCCTCTGGCTATATCCGCTGATACGCCCTCTCGCGCTCCCCCACCAGCCCCTTCCCAGCCACATCTCGCCAGGGCACACACTACTGATGAGTTCCCACGAACCTTCCTGGAGCACCGAACACCCCTGGTTCTGTCTCCAGAATGTCTCCAAAACTGGAGTGGACTCCAGGCGACAGGCGGGACTGGAGAGGACGGTCCCATGGACTCGAAGTGCCCGGATTCACTCGCGACTCCTCGAAAGGCGTGTGCCGTCGCGGGTTTAGGGCACTCCTGGTCCACGGGTTCAAGTCCCGTACTCCTCGCCAAAAAGAAGGGCCCGGAATCGCAAGGTTCCGGGCCCTTCGCTTTTTCGGCGTGAGGGCTTCTTTTTAACGCCCTCCCCCGCCGCGCAGGGCCTGCCGCTCAACGCACCCGCGTGCGGGAGCCTCGCCAGAACCAGACGGCACTCCCAAGCAGCAGGAGCCACAGGCTGCCCGCGCCTCCCACCGACGTGCCCGTTACGCTGGCGCACCCGCCCGCTTTCTCCGGAGCAGGCTCGGGGACGAGCTGCCGCACCGTCACGCGGAAGGTGCATTCGGACGTCATTCCGGCGTCATCCCTCGTGGACACCGTCACGGGCGTGGTGCCTGGGGGGAAGAGGCTGCCGGAGGCGTGGCTGTAGGTCATCCCCGGTAAGCCCGTGACGGTGTCGCGAGCCAGGGCGGTAAAGGTGACGGCGGCTCCTTCCGCGTCCTTCGTCTCGAAGGTCATGTCCTCGGGGCAGACAAGCGCGGGAGGCGTGGTGTCCTGCACGGTGATGGAGAAGGTACAGGAGGCCACGTTGTCCGCCTCGTCTCGTGCCGTCACGGTGACGGCCGTCGTCCCGAGCGGAAAGCGGCTGCCCGGGGCGTGGCTGGAAGCCACCTGCGGCGAGCGGGTGACGGTGTCCAGGGGATTGGCGAGCTCGAAGGGAACGGGCGTGCCCTCAGTCCCCTCCGCCTCCACCGTGAGGTTCGCCGTGCAGCCCACGGAGGGGGGCGTGGTATCGCGCACGGCCACGGTGAAGTGACACGTGCTCTCGTTGCCCGCTGCGTCTCGCGCGATGACGGTGACGCCCGTGGCCCCCAACGGGAACACCGTCGCCGAGGCGTGGCTGTAGATGATCTCGGGTAAAGCGGTGACGGCATCGGACGCAACCGCCGGTGCGTATTCCAGTACGCCCCCCAAGGCACTGGTGGCCTCGACAGTGGCGTCCGTGGGGCAGGCCACGCTGGGCGCGGTGGTGTCCTGCACGGTGACGCTGAAGGAACACGTCGCGGTGTTACCGGCCTCATCCCTCGCGGTGACGATGACCTCTGTCCCTCCGAGAGAGAACACCGTTCCGGAGCCCTGGCTGTAGCTGAGCTCGGGTGTGGCGGTGGCGATGTCGGAAGCCATGGCTGGCGCGTAGCTCACCGTGGAACCCGAGGCCCTCGTGGCCTCAGTGGTGATGTCCGTGGGGCAGACCACGCTGGGCGCGGTGGTGTCCTGCACGGTGACGCTGAAGGTGCAGGAGGCCACGTTGCCCGCAGCATCCGTTGCGATGACGGAGACAGCCGTCATGCCCAGGGGAAACAGCGTTCCCGGCGCGTGGCTGTAGCTCAGAGCCACGGGCATGCTGGCCGTATCGGAGGCCGTGGCGGCCGGATAGGTGACCACGGCCCCGCTGGCCCCGGTGGCCTCGGCGGCGGTATTCGCCGGGCATGTCACCTCCGGCATCGTGGTGTCACCAACAGTGATGTCGAAGGAGCATGAGGCTGCGTTGCCTGCCGCGTCCGTCGCGGTGACGGTCACGGCCGTGGTGCCAAGGGGGAAAACCGTCCCGGCCGCCTGGCTGTAGGTCAACACAGGCATGGCGGTGACGGAATCAGAGACCGTCGCGGGCGCGTAGAGCACGGTGGCGCCCGAGGCACTGGTGGCCTCGGCGGTGACGTTCGTGGGACAGGCCAGGCTGGGGACAGTGGTGTCCTGGACGGTGATGTTGAACGAGCACGAAGCGGTGTTGCCCACCGTGTCCTTCGCGGTGACGGTCACCGCCGTCGCTCCCAGGGGGAACACCGTCCCGGAGTCCTGGCTGTAGCTGAGCACGGGCGAGGCCGTCACGGCGTCGGTGGCCGTGGCCGCCGGATAGCTCACCAGGGCTCCCGAGTCGCCGGTGGCCTCGGCGGTGATGCCCGTGGGGCAGACCATGCTGGGCGCGGTGGTGTCTTGGACTGTAACGCTGAAGGTGCACGAGGCGCTGTTGCCGGCCCCGTCCCGCGCGGTGACGGTGACTGTCGTCGTCCCCAGGGGGAACACCGTGCCCGGCAAGCGGTTGTAGGAAATGGACGGCGAGGCCGTCACGGCATCGGTGGCGGTGGCCCGCGGGTAGTTGACCTCAGCACCGGCAGCATGGGTGGCCTCGGCCGTAATCCCCGCTGGGCAGGTCACCGTGGGAGGGGTTCTATCCCGGACGGTGATGGTGAAGGAGCACGAGGCGCTATTACCAGCCGCGTCCGTCGCGATGGCGATGACCGACGCCGTCCCCAGCGGAAACACGGTTCCCGATGCATGGCTGTAGGTCAGCACAGGCTCGGGGCTGACAGCGTCGAGAGCAGAGGCGGGTGGGTAGCTCACCAGCGTGCCCGAGGCGCTGGTGGCCTCGAAGGGGGCGGGCTTCGGGCAGGACACCAAGGGGGGCTGGGTGTCACGGACCGTCACCGAGAAGCTGCAGGTGCTCTTGTTCCCCAGCGCGTCCGTGCCCGTCACGGTGACCACCGTCACCCCGAGCGGGAACAGGGTTTTGGAGGCCTGGCTGTAGCTCACCGTCACGGGCGGGCTGACCGCTTCGGACGCCGAGGCAGGCGAATAGTTGACCAAGGCCCCCGAGGCACTGGTGGCCTCGGCGGCGACACCTGCGGGACACACCATGACCGGCCCCCGGGTATCCCGGACGGTGACGTTGAAGGTGCACGAAGCGGAGTAGCCCCCCGCGTCCGTCGCGGTGGCGGTGACCGCCGTCGTCCCCAGGGGGAACACCGTCCCCGGCGCCTTGCTGTAGGTGACCTGGGTCGCGCTGGCATCGGAGACCGTGACCCCCGGGAAGCGGACCGTGGCGCCCGAGGCGCTGGTGGCCTCGGCGGTGACATTCGCGGGGCACGTCACCTTCGGCGCGCTGGTGTCCACGACGGTGACGTTGAAGGAGCACGAGGCCGTGTTGCCGTAGGCATCCTTCGCCGTGGCGGTGACGCTCGTCGTCCCCAAGCGGAACACCGACCCCGGCGCCTGGCTGTAGGAGAGCGCAGGCTGGCCAAGCCTGTCATCCGTGGCGGCCGCGGGCGGAAAGCTCACCGGTGCGCCCGCGCTGCTCAGGGCCTCCGCGCTCAGGGCCGCCGGGCAGATGATGGTGGGCGGCGTGGTGTCCGGGGGGACGGACAGCCTCACGCGCCACAGCTCGAAGCCCGTGGTTCCATCGTTGGCCACGAAGAAGATGTCGTTCCCCTGCCGCGTGAACAGGCGGGGGTTGGAGGAAGCGGCTCCAGGCGCAAGGTCCCCCAGGGGATGCGTCCCGGCCTCGGTACCATCCGAAATCCAAGGCTCGACACCAGAGGTGCCGTCCGAGGCGGCGAACACCACCAGCCCTTCCGGCTCCAGCGCCAGCATCGGCTGCACGGCCACGCCGTTCACGGCCCCGGGGGCCGTGTCCTTCACGCGCACGGTGCCCTCGAGCGTGCCATCGCTGCGCCAAAGCTCTGCCCCCGTCTCCTGGGTGGAGGCCTGAAACAGGAGGGCGCCGTTGACCTCAACGAGGTAGCGCGGGTTGAAGCCCTTCCCTCCTGGCACCTGCTTCACCGGCCAGGTCCCCTCCCCCGTGCCGTCGCTGCGCCAGAGGTCGCGCTGAGTGCCATCATGGGAGGCACTGAAGTACAGCGTGGTGCCGAGCAGCGCGAAGTCATCGGGCAAGCCGCTCCCCAACGCGGCGATGTCCCTGACGAGCCGGGTTCCAGTGTTGGTGCCATCACTTCTCCACAGCTCCATGTCGTACGAGCCGTAATTGGCACCGACGAAGTAGAAGAAGCCGGGGGTGGCGGCGATCCCCCGGTTGAGGAAGGGCACGACGTACCCCAGGGAGACCGTCCCGGCGGACGTGCCGTCGCTCTTCCAGAGCATGTCGCTGGGCTGATAGGCGCCGAAGAAAGCCTGGTTCTTGAACCCGGCGAAGCCCTCGCGGAGGGAGGTGTCGTACTGGGTTCCGGCCGAGAGATCCTTGAGGAGCCGGGTCCCCGCCTCGGTGCCATCCGAAACCCACGGCTCGAAGCCGGTTCTGCCATCGTTCCCGATGAAATAGAGCCGGTCGCCCACGGCCTGCAGGCCATACGGCGCCGTCCAGGTGGCGGGGCCGGGACTGAGCTCCTTGAGGAGCCGGGTCCCCGCCTCGGTGCCGTTGCTCGTCCACAGCTCACGGCCATAGACAGGGTCCTCGGCATCGAACACGAGTGCGCCCTTCAGCGGCACAAGCTGACGGGGACTGGAGCCCCAGCTTCCCGGGTAGATGTCCTTGATCAGCCGCGTGCCGGTGGAGTCGTTCACCCACGGCTCGCGTCCAAAGCCCTGCACGTCCGCGGTGAAGTACAGCCCGCCATTGAGCACGGTCAGGGCCTGCGGGTCCGAACTGGCCGTGGGAACGAGGATGTCCTTCAGCAGGGACGCGGAGACGCCCGAACTCTCGGTGGACCACAGCTCCCGGCCCACGGTGCCTCTCTCGGCGGAGAAGAAAAGGCGGGTTCCGGCCGCGGTCAGCCCCTCGGGGGTGGAGCTGTTCGTTCCCAGGCCAATATCACTCACCTGCACGGTGCCAGCGGGCGTGCCATCGGTCCGCCACAGCTCGCGGCCCGTCATGCCGTCGTCCGCGGTGAAGTAGAGCAAGTTGCCCACGGCGGTCAGCTGCTGGGGGGTGGAATCCGCCGAACCGGACCGGATATTGGCGAGGCGCTGCAGGCTCCCGCTCAGGGTCTCCAGCTTCCACAACTCGTAGCCCGTTCCGGGCTCATTGGCGCGGAAGTAGAGCGTGGTGCCCACCGCGACGAGTTCCTCCGGCCAGCTGCTGGCCGAGCCCGGAGCGATGTCCGCGACCAGCGAGGCCGTGGTCCCATCCGTCTTCCACACCTCGTAGCCATAGAGCGAGCCGCCATACCTGCCCGCCGAGACGAAGTAGAGCATTCCGCCCACGGGCGTGAGCCACTGGATGGCCATGCCGTCGTACGGGTCGCCGGGGGTTGGGTCATAGGCGAGCCGGGTTCCCCCTGGGGTGCCATCGCTGGTCCAGATGGACCCACGGGCCGAGGGCTCGAAGCCGACGAAGAAGACCCGGTCGCCCACGCTGACGAGCTGGCTGATGAAGCCGTCCCTGCTGCCCGGGGCGATGTCCTTGAGAAGCAAGGTCCCCTCGGGAGTGCCGTCGCTGCGCCACAGCTCGCGCCCGGTTCCCGCGCCGTAGGCGGTGAAGAAGAGCTGGTTTCCCGCGACGGTGAGGTTCTCAGGACTGCCTCGGAAGTTGTCCGAGAGGACGCCCTTGAAAAGCACGGTGCCCTCAGGGGTGCCGTCGCTGCGCCACAGCTCACCGTTCGCCGAGAAATACAGCAGGCCGTTGAAGACCTTCAGGTTGCCGGGACTGGAGGTAGGGGTGCCGGGGGCGATGTCCTTGACGGGCACGGTGCCGGCGGGGGTGCCGTCGGTCCGCCACAGCTCGCGCCCGAGGCTCCCCGCGTCGGCGACGAAGTAGACCTGTCCTCCCATGACGGTGAGGCCGCTGGGATCGGAACTCTCGGCGCCCGGCCGGAGGTCCGCCACGAGCCGGGTACCGGCGGGCGTGCCATCGCTCATCCAGAGCTCGCGTCCGCTGCTGGCCTCCTGCGCCACGAAGAACACCGTGCTGCCCATGGCCACGAAGCCCGCTGGAGCGCTGCCGGCGTTGGCGGGCAGCTGCGTGTTCAGGTCGGCGACGAGCGCGGGCCCGGTGACTTCGAGCGCGGAAGAGGAAGTGCCTCGCGGGCCGTCGAACTTCGGGACCACGGACTCGGAGCAGCCGCTCACCACCGCCAGCGTGACCGCGAGCCACAGCAGCGGCCGCCAGAAGTTCTCTCGATGTTTCATGTCCCCCTCGGACAGAGGCCGCGAGGGTGACGGGCCCGCGCGAATGGCGGGAGAACTCTATCCTGTGTTCAGTTCTGAATATCTATGTGACGGAATTCACAGGGCCCTGAAACCGGTCAGGGCCCGGTGGCGAGCAGGACTACCAGCCACAGTTGGACGCGGGGACCGGCGCCCGCTGGTTCCCATTGAGGGAGACGGACTGTCCCCACTGGAAGCCGGGGCTGTTCCTGCGCGTCTCGAAAAAGCAGCCAAGCTGGTAATCCTGGGCTCCAACCGAACGGGCCCACTCGGCGCACGTCTCGGCGCTCCAGCTCGCGGGGACGTTGATGGAGTCCCGGAACACGCTAGGAACCACCGCACTGCACACCTTCTGTCCACCGGCGGTCCCCGGGGGCGGCGGCTTGGGGCCCGCGGCCACCGCCGGGTTGGCCAAGAACATCACCGCCAACATCCACGCCGCTGAGAGGATTCTTTGATGGGCCGCCAAGGTGTTTCTCCTGTTGGGTCAGTCGCAGGCCGTTCTGGGCCGCGCCGGGTACAAGGCTCCTGACCGGCTGGCCGGAGGGTTTATTCAGCGCGCAGGGGCGCCCACAGCAAGCCACATGGCGCCGTCACGGGAACGGCCCGCCTGTGTTGTCCAGCAGGCACTGCCCGAAGGGGAAGGCCGACAACCCGCAAGCCCGTACCTAACTTGAATCCCGGGTCTTCCACCGGAGCCACGCCCTCATGTCCAGTGCCGTTCAGATGCCATCCCGGAGTGGAGCAGCCTCCGTGGCGGCGGCACCCCCGTGGGTCGTGTTCGATCACACGGTCGAGGGACTGTTCCGCGTGGCCCTGCATGGGCGTCTGTCCGCGTCCACCGAGTCGAACCTGCGCCGGGCCGGGTTGGACTTGTCGAAGAAGCTGCTGCCGGCCTACTCCTTCGAGACGTGGAAGCGCTGCCTGGAGATCGTCGCCACGGATCTGTATCCGCACCTGCCCCCCGCCGAGGCCTGGCGGGCGATTGGCCGGACCATCGTGGAGGGCGTGGGCCGCACCGTGATCGGCCGGGCCACGCTGGCGGTGGCGCGGCTGCTCGGGCCGCTGCGGGCCCTCCGGCGGCTGCGGCACATGCTGCAGAGCGCGGACAACTACGTCGAAGCCTCCGTCACCGAGCGCTCCACCACCTGCGTCGAGGTGTCGATCAACGAGGTGATGGGGCATCCCACCTACTACCAGGGCATCCTGGAAGCGTGCCTCGGCATCACGGGCGCCCAGGGCGTTCAGGTGGACGTGCTCTCCTGCGAGGGCAAGGGCGCCACGTTCCTGGTGGCGTGGACGCAATAACCCCCCGGAGCCTGCAGCGGGCCTGAAATCTGACGCGCCCCCGGGCCGAGCGCATCCACGGCCTCGCCGGCGGCAGCCTGCCCCCCATCACCGATGCCGTACCCCGCAGCCAGAACAAGCTGCGGTGGATCCACGTCCGGCAAGCTGGACGCGCCGCTCCACCCCTGAGCCCTGTCAAAACAGACATTCTGCAATGACTTGCAAGAATGCCTTACCGCGACAGGAAGCCATTCATTGCCACCCGGGACATGCAGGGAATTCTCCCGGACGTCCATAACTGTATCGTGCCCTGCCCCACCGCCGGAGAACGGCGGGCGCGGGATGCCCTACCGTCCGGGATTGAATCCCTGTTTGCAACCTCGGGTGCCGTCCCAAATCTGAGCAACGATTGGCCGGAAGTCCTTCTCTTGTCCCAAAGTGCAGCGCCTCGCGGGGCACCTCACAAGGCGCGCTGGGGCACGCTCGGACTTCCCGCTCAGCTTGACGTTCAGCAGGCTCACTTTCCCTGGCACCGCGGTGGGGCCCAACCAGTCATTCCAGGGTCAGTAGTGCAACCACGAACCATGTCCAGATTGGTGGACGTGAGCGTCCATGGTTCACCGTCACGGCCCCGCATTCTCCCCGCTGATCCAATCCCAGAAGAGCCCACCCGCGGAGCCGCCCTCACCCACCATGGGCTTCCAGAAGGAGCAGGTTCGAAGACCATGAGCACCCCATTCGAAGCGCGTCTGCGGGCCCTGAAGACCCCTCCCGTCATCTCCCGCTACTTCTCGGAGGGAGAGCCCGCGGATCGCATGCCTCCCGAGAAGCTGGCCCGGTATCAGCTCGAATCGCTCAAGGCCCTCGTCCAGCGGGCGTATGAGCACTCCCCGTTCTACCAGGAGAAGATGAAGCAGGCGGGCATCGGCCCCCAGGACATCGAGCGGTTGCAGGACCTGAGCCGGCTCCCCTTCCTGACGAAGGACGAGCTGCGCGGAAAGCCCTGGCTCCTGCTGACCTGCGACAAGAAAGACGTCGTGCTCGTGCAGGTCTCCACGGGAACCACGGGCGGCGAAGAAATCTACATGGCGTACACGTGGAACGATTACCTGCTCCACGATCTCTCCCCTCAGTACAAACACCTGTTTCCCGTGGGGCCGGGCGACATCTGCCTGAATGCCCTGCCGTACGAGATGAGCACCGCGGGGCTCGCCTTCCACAAGACTTTCATGGAGGGCTATCAGGCCACCGTCATCCCCGCGGGCAAGGGGGGCGCGTACTCCACCGCCACCAAGACGCTCAAGATGGTCCGGGACCTGAGCCCCAACCTCATCGTCACCAGCCCCTCCTGGGCCATCACGCTGGCGGAAGAGGCCGCGCGCAGCGGCATCTCCCTGCCCAGCCTGGGGCTGAAGAAGATGTGGTTGACCGGAGAGGGGTGCTCCGCCGCCTTCCGGCAGCGCGTGGAGACACTCTTTGGCACCACGGCCAATTACTTCTACGGCTCACTCGAGTGCGGGGCGCTCGGCATCGAATGCGATGCCCACAACGGCTACCACCTGACCCAGGCCCACGTCCTCATGGAGATTGTAGACCCCAAGACGGGGGTGCCCCTGAAGCAGGGAGAGATTGGCGAGATCGCCGTGACGGCGCTCCTGCGCTACGACAGCCCCGTCATCCGCTTCCGCACTGGGGACCTGGGCTACCTGGAGACAGCCGCCTGTGCCTGCGGCTCCACCCTGAGCCGCTTCCACCTGCGGGGCCGGGCGTTCGACCAGCTCCAGTTCCGGGGCAAGGCGCTCTCGCCCCTCCTGCTGGAGGAGTTCCTGATGCGGATGCCCGAGGTGGGCAACTGGTTCCAGTTCGTCATGCCGTCCTCGGACAGCGCGCGCATCAAGATCCGCTGTGAGC
The sequence above is a segment of the Stigmatella aurantiaca genome. Coding sequences within it:
- a CDS encoding ELWxxDGT repeat protein — protein: MKHRENFWRPLLWLAVTLAVVSGCSESVVPKFDGPRGTSSSALEVTGPALVADLNTQLPANAGSAPAGFVAMGSTVFFVAQEASSGRELWMSDGTPAGTRLVADLRPGAESSDPSGLTVMGGQVYFVADAGSLGRELWRTDGTPAGTVPVKDIAPGTPTSSPGNLKVFNGLLYFSANGELWRSDGTPEGTVLFKGVLSDNFRGSPENLTVAGNQLFFTAYGAGTGRELWRSDGTPEGTLLLKDIAPGSRDGFISQLVSVGDRVFFVGFEPSARGSIWTSDGTPGGTRLAYDPTPGDPYDGMAIQWLTPVGGMLYFVSAGRYGGSLYGYEVWKTDGTTASLVADIAPGSASSWPEELVAVGTTLYFRANEPGTGYELWKLETLSGSLQRLANIRSGSADSTPQQLTAVGNLLYFTADDGMTGRELWRTDGTPAGTVQVSDIGLGTNSSTPEGLTAAGTRLFFSAERGTVGRELWSTESSGVSASLLKDILVPTASSDPQALTVLNGGLYFTADVQGFGREPWVNDSTGTRLIKDIYPGSWGSSPRQLVPLKGALVFDAEDPVYGRELWTSNGTEAGTRLLKELSPGPATWTAPYGLQAVGDRLYFIGNDGRTGFEPWVSDGTEAGTRLLKDLSAGTQYDTSLREGFAGFKNQAFFGAYQPSDMLWKSDGTSAGTVSLGYVVPFLNRGIAATPGFFYFVGANYGSYDMELWRSDGTNTGTRLVRDIAALGSGLPDDFALLGTTLYFSASHDGTQRDLWRSDGTGEGTWPVKQVPGGKGFNPRYLVEVNGALLFQASTQETGAELWRSDGTLEGTVRVKDTAPGAVNGVAVQPMLALEPEGLVVFAASDGTSGVEPWISDGTEAGTHPLGDLAPGAASSNPRLFTRQGNDIFFVANDGTTGFELWRVRLSVPPDTTPPTIICPAALSAEALSSAGAPVSFPPAAATDDRLGQPALSYSQAPGSVFRLGTTSVTATAKDAYGNTASCSFNVTVVDTSAPKVTCPANVTAEATSASGATVRFPGVTVSDASATQVTYSKAPGTVFPLGTTAVTATATDAGGYSASCTFNVTVRDTRGPVMVCPAGVAAEATSASGALVNYSPASASEAVSPPVTVSYSQASKTLFPLGVTVVTVTGTDALGNKSTCSFSVTVRDTQPPLVSCPKPAPFEATSASGTLVSYPPASALDAVSPEPVLTYSHASGTVFPLGTASVIAIATDAAGNSASCSFTITVRDRTPPTVTCPAGITAEATHAAGAEVNYPRATATDAVTASPSISYNRLPGTVFPLGTTTVTVTARDGAGNSASCTFSVTVQDTTAPSMVCPTGITAEATGDSGALVSYPAATATDAVTASPVLSYSQDSGTVFPLGATAVTVTAKDTVGNTASCSFNITVQDTTVPSLACPTNVTAEATSASGATVLYAPATVSDSVTAMPVLTYSQAAGTVFPLGTTAVTVTATDAAGNAASCSFDITVGDTTMPEVTCPANTAAEATGASGAVVTYPAATASDTASMPVALSYSHAPGTLFPLGMTAVSVIATDAAGNVASCTFSVTVQDTTAPSVVCPTDITTEATRASGSTVSYAPAMASDIATATPELSYSQGSGTVFSLGGTEVIVTARDEAGNTATCSFSVTVQDTTAPSVACPTDATVEATSALGGVLEYAPAVASDAVTALPEIIYSHASATVFPLGATGVTVIARDAAGNESTCHFTVAVRDTTPPSVGCTANLTVEAEGTEGTPVPFELANPLDTVTRSPQVASSHAPGSRFPLGTTAVTVTARDEADNVASCTFSITVQDTTPPALVCPEDMTFETKDAEGAAVTFTALARDTVTGLPGMTYSHASGSLFPPGTTPVTVSTRDDAGMTSECTFRVTVRQLVPEPAPEKAGGCASVTGTSVGGAGSLWLLLLGSAVWFWRGSRTRVR
- a CDS encoding DUF2378 family protein → MAAAPPWVVFDHTVEGLFRVALHGRLSASTESNLRRAGLDLSKKLLPAYSFETWKRCLEIVATDLYPHLPPAEAWRAIGRTIVEGVGRTVIGRATLAVARLLGPLRALRRLRHMLQSADNYVEASVTERSTTCVEVSINEVMGHPTYYQGILEACLGITGAQGVQVDVLSCEGKGATFLVAWTQ
- a CDS encoding phenylacetate--CoA ligase family protein, with product MSTPFEARLRALKTPPVISRYFSEGEPADRMPPEKLARYQLESLKALVQRAYEHSPFYQEKMKQAGIGPQDIERLQDLSRLPFLTKDELRGKPWLLLTCDKKDVVLVQVSTGTTGGEEIYMAYTWNDYLLHDLSPQYKHLFPVGPGDICLNALPYEMSTAGLAFHKTFMEGYQATVIPAGKGGAYSTATKTLKMVRDLSPNLIVTSPSWAITLAEEAARSGISLPSLGLKKMWLTGEGCSAAFRQRVETLFGTTANYFYGSLECGALGIECDAHNGYHLTQAHVLMEIVDPKTGVPLKQGEIGEIAVTALLRYDSPVIRFRTGDLGYLETAACACGSTLSRFHLRGRAFDQLQFRGKALSPLLLEEFLMRMPEVGNWFQFVMPSSDSARIKIRCELAEGIQASTALAATIAGRMEEATRLPFDIEFVGHLPRTGGKAVRVVRE